The Cellulomonas sp. P24 genome contains a region encoding:
- the ettA gene encoding energy-dependent translational throttle protein EttA, with the protein MAEFIYTMYKARKAHGEKVILDDVTMSFYPGAKIGVVGPNGAGKSTILKIMAGLDHPSNGEARLSPGYTVGILLQEPPLNESKTVLGNVEEGVAEIKAKLDRFNEISALMAEPDADFDTLLEEMGHLQEAIDSADAWDLDAQLEQAMDALRCPPPDADVSVLSGGERRRVALCKLLLEKPDLLLLDEPTNHLDAESVLWLEQHLTTYPGAVLAVTHDRYFLDHVAEWIAEVDRGRLYPYEGNYSTYLEKKAERLQIQGKKDQKQAKRLKEELEWVRMNAKGRQTKSKSRLARYEEMAAEADRTRKLDFEEIQIPPGPRLGSVVLEATGLQKGFDGRTLIDGLSFNLPRNGIVGVIGPNGVGKTTLFKTIVGLEPLDGGTLKIGETVKLSYVDQSRGGIDPKKSLWEVVSDGLDYMKVGNVEMPSRAYVAAFGFKGPDQQKPAGVLSGGERNRLNLALTLKEGGNVLLLDEPTNDLDVETLGSLENALLEFPGCAVVVSHDRWFLDRVVTHILAYEGTEENPGAWYWFEGNFASYEENKVARLGADAARPHRVTYRKLTRD; encoded by the coding sequence GTGGCTGAGTTCATCTACACCATGTACAAGGCACGCAAGGCGCACGGCGAGAAGGTCATCCTCGACGACGTCACGATGAGCTTCTACCCGGGAGCCAAGATCGGCGTGGTCGGCCCGAACGGGGCCGGCAAGTCCACGATCCTCAAGATCATGGCCGGTCTCGACCACCCGTCGAACGGCGAGGCGCGCCTCTCCCCCGGCTACACCGTCGGCATCCTGCTGCAGGAACCCCCGCTGAACGAGTCGAAGACCGTGCTCGGCAACGTCGAGGAGGGCGTCGCCGAGATCAAGGCGAAGCTCGACCGGTTCAACGAGATCTCGGCGCTGATGGCCGAGCCGGACGCGGACTTCGACACTCTGCTCGAGGAGATGGGGCACCTGCAGGAGGCGATCGACTCCGCAGACGCCTGGGACCTCGACGCCCAGCTCGAGCAGGCGATGGACGCGCTGCGCTGCCCGCCGCCCGACGCAGACGTCAGCGTGCTCTCCGGTGGTGAGCGCCGCCGGGTCGCCCTGTGCAAGCTGCTCCTCGAGAAGCCGGACCTCCTGCTGCTCGACGAGCCGACCAACCACCTCGACGCCGAGAGCGTGCTCTGGCTCGAGCAGCACCTGACGACCTACCCGGGTGCCGTCCTGGCCGTGACCCACGACCGGTACTTCCTCGACCACGTCGCCGAATGGATCGCCGAGGTCGACCGGGGTCGCCTGTACCCGTACGAGGGCAACTACTCGACCTACCTCGAGAAGAAGGCCGAGCGTCTGCAGATCCAGGGCAAGAAGGACCAGAAGCAGGCCAAGCGGCTCAAGGAAGAGCTCGAGTGGGTCCGGATGAACGCCAAGGGCCGTCAGACCAAGTCGAAGTCCCGCCTCGCCCGCTACGAGGAGATGGCTGCCGAGGCGGACCGCACCCGCAAGCTCGACTTCGAAGAGATCCAGATCCCGCCGGGGCCACGCCTCGGTTCGGTCGTGCTCGAGGCGACCGGTCTGCAGAAGGGCTTCGACGGCCGGACGCTGATCGACGGCCTCTCGTTCAACCTGCCGCGTAACGGGATCGTCGGGGTGATCGGTCCGAACGGCGTCGGCAAGACGACGCTCTTCAAGACGATCGTCGGGCTCGAACCCCTCGACGGCGGCACGCTCAAGATCGGCGAGACGGTCAAGCTCTCGTACGTCGACCAGTCCCGCGGCGGGATCGACCCCAAGAAGTCGCTCTGGGAGGTCGTCTCGGACGGCCTGGACTACATGAAGGTCGGCAACGTCGAGATGCCGTCGCGTGCCTACGTCGCTGCCTTCGGGTTCAAGGGCCCGGACCAGCAGAAGCCCGCCGGCGTGCTCTCCGGCGGTGAGCGCAACAGGCTGAACCTCGCCCTCACGCTCAAGGAGGGCGGCAACGTCCTGCTCCTCGACGAGCCCACCAACGACCTCGACGTCGAGACCCTCGGGTCCCTCGAGAACGCGCTGCTCGAGTTCCCGGGATGCGCCGTCGTCGTCTCTCACGACCGGTGGTTCCTCGACCGCGTGGTGACGCACATCCTCGCGTACGAGGGCACCGAGGAGAACCCGGGCGCCTGGTACTGGTTCGAGGGAAACTTCGCGTCGTACGAGGAGAACAAGGTGGCGCGCCTCGGGGCAGACGCGGCCCGCCCGCACCGGGTCACCTACCGCAAGCTCACGCGCGACTGA
- a CDS encoding thioesterase family protein produces MSRIVISVQLRWSDMDAYAHVNNVEMLRLLEEARIEAFWRHPAPPADGGWPTAVLDAGPGAQTTTLVASQEIEYVRPLGYRRSPVAITLWIGHLGGASIDVCYEVTDQDEGTGQPVEVYARARTTLVLVDATTGAPRRITPDERAAWLPYLDEPVRIRRRNDRDR; encoded by the coding sequence ATGAGCCGGATCGTCATATCTGTCCAGCTGAGATGGTCCGACATGGACGCCTACGCCCACGTCAACAACGTCGAGATGCTGCGCCTTCTCGAAGAGGCGCGCATCGAGGCCTTCTGGCGACACCCGGCGCCTCCGGCCGACGGCGGGTGGCCCACCGCGGTGCTCGACGCCGGGCCCGGCGCGCAGACGACGACCCTCGTCGCGAGCCAGGAGATCGAGTACGTCCGTCCGCTCGGCTACCGCCGCTCACCGGTGGCGATCACCCTGTGGATCGGCCACCTCGGCGGGGCCAGCATCGACGTCTGCTACGAGGTGACCGACCAGGACGAGGGAACCGGTCAGCCCGTCGAGGTCTACGCCCGAGCGCGGACCACCCTCGTCCTCGTCGACGCGACCACAGGCGCTCCACGGCGGATCACCCCCGACGAGCGGGCCGCCTGGCTGCCGTACCTCGACGAGCCCGTGCGGATCCGCCGCCGGAACGACCGCGACCGCTGA
- a CDS encoding acyl-CoA thioesterase II, translated as MLDALEIRRVDDDTFVGQNLPQLNGRVFGGQVLAQGLIAAGHTVPSDRLPHSLHGYFLRAGAVDQPITYAVERLRDGRSFTARRIHALQDDVPILSMILSFQEDQPGLDHAVSPQPHAGPDDIDSAVEVLGSLDHPVAQFWTRYAAFDVRHVGSSLYLGPAVPGVEGDGSSDQQRVWMRARGVVPDSQLVHRALLAYVCDQVMLEPVLRRHGLSWATRGLSIASLDHAMWWHRDVRVDDWLLFEQSSPSAQGGRGLGLARVYTRDGTLVATIAQEGMVRAPQA; from the coding sequence CTGCTCGATGCGCTCGAGATCCGCCGCGTCGACGACGACACGTTCGTCGGGCAGAACCTGCCTCAGCTCAACGGTCGGGTCTTCGGCGGGCAGGTGCTCGCGCAAGGGTTGATCGCCGCGGGTCACACGGTCCCGTCGGACCGGCTCCCGCACTCGTTGCACGGGTACTTCCTCCGGGCCGGCGCCGTGGACCAGCCCATCACCTACGCCGTCGAGCGGTTGCGCGACGGCCGCTCGTTCACGGCGCGCCGGATCCATGCGCTGCAGGACGACGTCCCGATCCTCTCGATGATCCTGTCCTTCCAGGAGGATCAGCCGGGTCTCGACCACGCGGTGTCCCCGCAGCCGCACGCCGGTCCGGATGACATCGACTCGGCGGTCGAGGTCCTGGGGTCCCTCGACCACCCGGTCGCGCAGTTCTGGACGCGCTACGCGGCCTTCGACGTCCGGCACGTCGGGTCGTCCCTGTACCTGGGGCCGGCAGTACCTGGCGTCGAGGGGGACGGTTCCTCCGACCAGCAGCGGGTGTGGATGCGAGCCCGTGGTGTCGTCCCGGACAGCCAGCTCGTGCACCGGGCGCTGCTCGCGTACGTGTGCGACCAGGTGATGCTCGAGCCGGTGCTCCGACGACACGGCCTGAGCTGGGCGACGCGTGGACTGTCGATCGCGAGCCTCGACCACGCGATGTGGTGGCACCGCGACGTCCGGGTCGACGACTGGCTGCTGTTCGAGCAGTCGTCGCCGTCAGCTCAGGGCGGACGGGGTCTCGGGCTCGCCCGTGTCTACACGCGGGACGGGACGCTCGTGGCGACGATCGCGCAGGAGGGGATGGTGCGCGCGCCGCAGGCGTGA
- a CDS encoding globin, with protein MTFTDPAASFYASIGGHETFERLVEAFYAGVAEDDLLRPMYPEADLGPAARRLTMFLEQYWGGPSTYSDERGHPRLRARHAPFAVTPQARDRWLRHMRTAVESLGLAPLDQAMLWDYLERAAHSLINTPEDGTR; from the coding sequence GTGACCTTCACCGACCCGGCCGCGTCGTTCTACGCATCGATCGGCGGACACGAGACCTTCGAGCGGCTGGTCGAGGCCTTCTACGCCGGAGTCGCCGAGGACGACCTGCTCAGACCGATGTATCCCGAGGCGGACCTCGGGCCCGCGGCGCGCCGGCTGACGATGTTCCTCGAGCAGTACTGGGGCGGTCCGTCCACCTACAGCGACGAGCGTGGGCACCCACGGCTGCGCGCCCGGCACGCGCCGTTCGCCGTGACGCCGCAGGCACGGGACCGCTGGTTGCGGCACATGCGGACGGCGGTCGAGTCCCTCGGTCTGGCGCCCCTCGACCAGGCGATGCTCTGGGACTACCTCGAGCGTGCCGCGCACTCACTGATCAACACTCCGGAGGACGGGACGCGGTGA
- a CDS encoding PTS glucose/sucrose transporter subunit IIB, protein MSKAEQILVALGGAANVVDLEPCITRLRVEVADPALVDEGGLKETGAFGVVRSGRVVQVIVGPEADNLAAELDGLR, encoded by the coding sequence ATGAGCAAGGCAGAGCAGATCCTCGTGGCCCTCGGCGGGGCCGCGAACGTCGTCGACCTGGAGCCGTGCATCACACGGTTGCGCGTCGAGGTCGCCGACCCTGCGCTGGTCGACGAGGGCGGGCTCAAGGAGACGGGCGCGTTCGGCGTCGTACGTTCCGGTCGCGTGGTCCAGGTCATCGTCGGCCCCGAGGCGGACAACCTCGCTGCGGAGCTCGACGGCCTGCGCTGA
- the malQ gene encoding 4-alpha-glucanotransferase, producing MRLAAAHGVVPDYWGFDGTHRWVSPETLIAVLGALGVDATSPERAEVALAHAEDDPWRQMLPPVVVVRAGTDHELAVHVTDGDPVTVWAELDPEFGGGRRDLVQLDVYVEPRTIDGRKVGRATFAVPTDLPLGWHELHAESPRGSARCQLVVTPARIELSEQLRDGRAWGFMTQLYSVRSRASWGIGDFADLADLAWLAARDCGADFLMVNPLHAAEPVGPMSPSPYRPATRRFMNPLYLRVEDIRETAYLSAADRSLVEWAAESVLPSDTSDGPIDRDAAWAAKRTALEVVFQAPRSRARQAAFDEFRKDQGAGLEDFALWSALCERYQHDDAWPAEALDPSSALVARARTELADRVTFYCWLQWVADLQLRAAQQAATEGGMSIGIMHDLAVGVHPDGAEAWSQRDVFAAGVTVGAPPDMYNQQGQNWNQPPWRPNALARAGYAPYRDMLRTILRHAGAIRIDHVIGLFRLWWIPGGRGADAGAYVRYDHEALIGILCLEAHRAGAIVIGEDLGVFEPWVRGYLEERGILGTSVLWFENEDGGPMPPEHYRKLAMSTVTTHDLPPTAGYLAEEHVAIRERLGLLTEPAAVVHKKARDERQALLAQLAARGLISPDPTEREVVEAMHRWIFQTPSVLIGVALVDAVGERRAQNQPGTDREYPNWMVPLADSAGQVVLLDDLFDNARLRSLTAALRR from the coding sequence ATGCGGCTAGCGGCCGCACACGGCGTGGTGCCCGACTACTGGGGGTTCGACGGCACGCACCGGTGGGTCTCCCCGGAGACGCTGATCGCGGTGCTCGGAGCCCTCGGCGTTGACGCGACGTCACCGGAGCGTGCCGAGGTCGCCCTCGCGCACGCCGAGGACGACCCGTGGCGACAGATGCTCCCACCCGTCGTCGTCGTCCGTGCGGGCACCGACCACGAGCTCGCCGTGCACGTGACCGACGGCGACCCGGTCACCGTATGGGCCGAGCTCGACCCCGAGTTCGGAGGCGGGCGACGCGACCTCGTCCAGCTCGACGTCTACGTCGAGCCGCGCACCATCGACGGACGCAAGGTCGGGCGTGCCACGTTCGCCGTGCCCACCGACCTGCCGCTCGGCTGGCACGAGCTCCACGCCGAGTCCCCACGGGGGTCGGCACGCTGTCAGCTGGTCGTCACCCCCGCCCGCATCGAGCTGTCGGAACAGCTGCGAGACGGTCGCGCCTGGGGCTTCATGACTCAGCTCTACTCGGTGCGCTCGCGCGCGTCGTGGGGCATCGGCGACTTCGCCGACCTCGCCGACCTCGCGTGGCTCGCCGCACGCGACTGCGGTGCGGACTTCCTCATGGTCAACCCCTTGCACGCCGCCGAGCCCGTCGGCCCGATGTCGCCGTCGCCGTACCGCCCCGCGACTCGGCGGTTCATGAACCCCCTCTACCTCCGCGTCGAGGACATCCGCGAGACGGCGTACCTGTCCGCTGCCGATCGCTCCCTCGTCGAGTGGGCTGCCGAGTCCGTGCTCCCGTCCGACACGAGCGACGGCCCGATCGACCGCGACGCCGCGTGGGCAGCGAAGCGCACAGCCCTCGAGGTCGTGTTCCAGGCGCCTCGGTCCCGCGCGCGGCAGGCCGCCTTCGACGAGTTCCGCAAGGACCAGGGTGCCGGTCTCGAGGACTTCGCGCTCTGGTCGGCGCTGTGCGAGCGGTACCAGCACGACGACGCGTGGCCCGCCGAGGCCCTCGACCCGTCGTCCGCCCTCGTCGCCCGTGCCCGCACCGAGCTCGCCGACCGGGTGACGTTCTACTGCTGGCTCCAGTGGGTGGCGGACCTCCAGCTCCGAGCCGCGCAGCAGGCCGCGACCGAAGGTGGCATGTCGATCGGGATCATGCACGACCTCGCGGTGGGTGTGCACCCGGATGGTGCCGAGGCGTGGTCCCAGCGTGACGTGTTCGCCGCCGGGGTCACGGTCGGTGCTCCCCCGGACATGTACAACCAGCAGGGCCAGAACTGGAACCAGCCGCCGTGGCGTCCGAACGCGCTCGCGCGTGCGGGCTACGCGCCGTACCGGGACATGCTTCGCACGATCCTCCGCCACGCCGGTGCCATCAGGATCGACCACGTGATCGGCTTGTTCCGGCTGTGGTGGATCCCCGGAGGCCGCGGGGCCGACGCCGGCGCGTACGTCCGCTACGACCACGAGGCGCTGATCGGCATCCTGTGCCTCGAGGCTCATCGGGCCGGGGCGATCGTGATCGGCGAGGACCTCGGCGTCTTCGAGCCGTGGGTGCGTGGCTACCTCGAGGAGCGCGGCATCCTCGGGACGTCGGTGCTCTGGTTCGAGAACGAGGACGGCGGCCCGATGCCACCGGAGCACTACCGCAAGCTGGCGATGTCGACGGTCACCACGCACGACCTCCCGCCGACCGCCGGGTATCTCGCCGAGGAGCACGTCGCGATCCGCGAACGACTCGGCCTGCTGACGGAACCCGCTGCCGTGGTGCACAAGAAGGCGCGCGACGAGCGTCAGGCCCTTCTCGCGCAGCTCGCCGCACGGGGACTCATCAGCCCCGACCCCACCGAGCGTGAGGTCGTCGAGGCCATGCACCGGTGGATCTTCCAGACGCCGTCGGTCCTGATCGGCGTCGCGCTCGTCGACGCCGTCGGTGAACGCCGCGCCCAGAACCAGCCCGGAACCGATCGGGAGTACCCGAACTGGATGGTCCCGCTCGCCGACAGCGCAGGGCAGGTCGTGCTGCTGGACGACCTGTTCGACAACGCCCGGCTGCGTTCCCTCACGGCCGCGCTCCGTCGTTGA
- the pepN gene encoding aminopeptidase N, with the protein MPAENLTRDEARTRASLVEVAAYEVALDLTTGPSTFASRTTIRFSAEPGSATFVDLIAPEVHRIELNGVALDPGAVFADSRIQLDDLAADNVLTVEASCAYMNTGEGLHRFVDPVDDEVYLYSQFEVADSRRVFAVFEQPDLKATFAFTVTAPAHWEVVSNYPALGAPVPVDGGVNRNGGSDRGTATWTFETTPRISSYVTAVVAGPYHRETGELTSSDGRTIPLGVYCRQSLAAHLDTDNIVDLTRAGFAFYEKAFGVPYPFSKYDQLFVPEFNAGAMENVGAVTFLESYVFRSKVPDAMIERRAVTILHELAHMWFGDLVTMRWWDDLWLNESFAEYASTLAASEATQWTSAWSTFSSLEKSWAYRQDQLPSTHPIVADIRDLEDVSVNFDGITYAKGASVLKQLVAWVGREQFLAGVGSYFAKHAWGNTELRDLMVELEATSGRDLSRWSSLWLEQAGLTLLRPVITSETGPDGTEVVSSFAIRQEVPAEHPEAPVDALRPHRLAVGGYDVVTEGGVSRLVRTSTVELDVAGALTDVPELVGRRRPDLVLVNDDDLAYAKIRLDERSLETARLHLSTFTSSLPRTLVWGAAWDMTRDGEWPARRFVDLVLENIEHETDSSVALVLLRQLSTALDLYVAREDRDAIDRATTDRLVVAARRAEPGSDLQLQLVKVLAGRAAAPEHLDVVAGLLDGTGPLDGLSVDTDLRWELLTSLVTAGRLGADAIDAELGRDATATGQRAAAAARAAIPTKEAKAAAWAAVVESDTLPNAVHEATIAGFGRVHDRSLLVDFVEPYFAALETVWATRTNEIAQNIVVGLYPVDLADEPGVDVLAATDAFLDGLGDRTPALRRLVLEARDGVRRALRAQEVDRASA; encoded by the coding sequence GTGCCTGCTGAGAACCTGACCCGCGACGAGGCCCGTACCCGGGCGTCGCTCGTCGAGGTCGCTGCCTACGAGGTCGCCCTGGACCTGACCACGGGTCCGTCGACCTTCGCGTCACGCACGACGATCCGGTTCTCGGCCGAGCCCGGGTCCGCGACGTTCGTCGACCTGATCGCCCCCGAGGTCCACCGGATCGAGCTCAACGGGGTGGCCCTCGACCCCGGGGCGGTGTTCGCGGACTCGCGGATCCAGCTCGACGACCTCGCGGCGGACAACGTCCTGACGGTCGAGGCCTCGTGCGCGTACATGAACACCGGCGAAGGCCTGCACCGGTTCGTCGACCCGGTCGACGACGAGGTGTACCTGTACTCGCAGTTCGAGGTCGCGGACTCACGCCGGGTGTTTGCCGTGTTCGAGCAGCCCGACCTCAAGGCGACGTTCGCATTCACCGTGACGGCACCCGCGCACTGGGAGGTCGTGTCCAACTACCCCGCCCTCGGTGCACCGGTCCCCGTCGACGGCGGCGTCAACCGGAACGGCGGCTCCGACCGCGGCACCGCGACGTGGACGTTCGAGACCACACCGCGGATCTCGAGCTACGTCACGGCCGTCGTCGCCGGGCCGTACCACCGCGAGACCGGGGAGCTGACCAGCAGCGACGGCCGGACGATCCCGCTCGGTGTGTACTGCCGCCAGTCGCTCGCCGCGCACCTCGACACCGACAACATCGTCGACCTCACCCGGGCGGGCTTCGCCTTCTACGAGAAGGCGTTCGGCGTCCCGTACCCGTTCTCGAAGTACGACCAGCTCTTCGTCCCGGAGTTCAACGCCGGGGCGATGGAGAACGTCGGTGCGGTGACGTTCCTCGAGAGCTACGTGTTCCGCTCCAAGGTCCCCGACGCGATGATCGAGCGTCGCGCCGTGACGATCCTGCACGAGCTGGCGCACATGTGGTTCGGCGACCTCGTCACCATGCGGTGGTGGGACGACCTGTGGCTCAACGAGTCGTTCGCGGAGTACGCGTCCACGCTCGCGGCGTCCGAGGCGACGCAGTGGACCAGCGCCTGGAGCACGTTCTCCTCGCTCGAGAAGAGCTGGGCGTACCGGCAGGACCAGCTGCCGTCGACGCACCCGATCGTCGCGGACATCCGCGACCTCGAGGACGTCTCGGTGAACTTCGACGGGATCACGTACGCGAAGGGCGCGAGCGTGCTCAAGCAGCTCGTCGCGTGGGTCGGGCGCGAGCAGTTCCTTGCCGGTGTCGGGTCGTACTTCGCGAAGCACGCCTGGGGGAACACCGAGCTCCGTGACCTCATGGTCGAGCTCGAGGCCACCAGTGGGCGCGACCTGTCCCGGTGGTCGTCGCTGTGGCTCGAGCAGGCCGGGCTCACGCTGCTCCGGCCGGTGATCACCTCGGAGACAGGACCGGACGGCACCGAGGTCGTCTCCTCCTTCGCGATCCGCCAGGAGGTCCCGGCGGAGCACCCGGAGGCGCCGGTCGACGCGCTGCGTCCGCACCGGCTCGCGGTCGGTGGCTACGACGTCGTGACGGAGGGCGGGGTGTCGCGGCTCGTGCGGACCTCGACGGTCGAGCTCGACGTGGCGGGTGCGCTGACCGATGTCCCGGAGCTGGTCGGCCGTCGTCGCCCCGACCTGGTCCTCGTGAACGACGACGACCTCGCCTACGCGAAGATCCGGCTGGACGAGCGGTCGCTCGAGACGGCGCGCCTGCACCTGTCGACGTTCACGAGCTCGCTGCCGCGGACCCTCGTCTGGGGGGCGGCGTGGGACATGACCCGCGACGGGGAGTGGCCCGCACGGCGGTTCGTCGACCTCGTCCTGGAGAACATCGAGCACGAGACCGACTCGTCGGTGGCGCTCGTCCTGCTCCGCCAGCTCTCGACGGCGCTCGACCTGTACGTCGCCCGGGAGGACCGTGACGCGATCGACCGTGCCACGACGGACCGGCTGGTCGTGGCTGCCCGGCGCGCGGAGCCAGGCAGCGACCTGCAGCTTCAGCTCGTCAAGGTGCTGGCCGGCCGGGCAGCGGCACCGGAACATCTCGACGTGGTGGCGGGGCTGCTCGACGGCACCGGCCCGCTCGACGGGCTCAGCGTCGACACGGACCTGCGGTGGGAGCTCCTCACCTCGCTCGTCACGGCCGGTCGGCTCGGTGCCGACGCGATCGACGCCGAGCTCGGACGGGATGCCACGGCGACGGGCCAGCGGGCGGCGGCGGCGGCGCGTGCCGCGATCCCGACCAAGGAGGCCAAGGCGGCGGCCTGGGCTGCGGTCGTGGAGAGCGACACGCTGCCGAACGCGGTGCACGAGGCGACGATCGCCGGGTTCGGACGGGTCCACGACCGGTCCCTGCTCGTCGACTTCGTCGAGCCGTACTTCGCGGCGCTCGAGACCGTGTGGGCGACCCGGACCAACGAGATCGCCCAGAACATCGTGGTCGGGCTGTACCCGGTGGATCTCGCGGATGAGCCCGGTGTGGACGTGCTCGCCGCCACCGACGCGTTCCTGGACGGTCTCGGTGACCGCACCCCGGCTCTGCGGCGGCTCGTCCTCGAGGCACGTGACGGCGTTCGGCGCGCCCTCCGTGCGCAGGAGGTCGACCGCGCCTCGGCCTGA
- the orn gene encoding oligoribonuclease, producing the protein MSNHSPSSTDRIVWIDCEMTGLDLGADALVEVAAVVTDSELNVLGEGVDVIIRPPHEALVQMGDFVRTMHTTSGLLDALAGGTTLAEAEATVLEYVRAWVPDPGKAPLAGNSVGTDKAFLERDMPELVGHLHYRIVDVSSIKELARRWYPRVYFASPQKNGGHRALADILESIDELRYYRAALLVPEPGPDSKAAKAIADQIVATSVARPVATPAATAAAVAGSGAAPDGSDTASAAL; encoded by the coding sequence CTGAGCAACCACTCCCCCAGCAGCACGGACCGCATCGTCTGGATCGACTGCGAGATGACAGGCCTCGACCTCGGCGCCGACGCGCTCGTCGAGGTCGCTGCCGTCGTCACGGACTCGGAGCTCAACGTCCTCGGCGAGGGCGTCGACGTGATCATCCGTCCACCGCACGAGGCGCTGGTGCAGATGGGCGACTTCGTCCGCACCATGCACACGACCTCCGGGTTGCTCGACGCCCTCGCAGGCGGCACCACGCTCGCCGAGGCTGAGGCCACCGTGCTCGAGTACGTCCGCGCCTGGGTGCCGGACCCGGGGAAGGCCCCGCTCGCGGGCAACTCCGTCGGGACCGACAAGGCCTTCCTCGAGCGCGACATGCCGGAGCTCGTCGGGCACCTGCACTACCGGATCGTGGACGTCTCCTCGATCAAGGAGCTCGCGCGCCGGTGGTACCCGCGCGTCTACTTCGCGTCGCCGCAGAAGAACGGCGGGCACCGGGCGCTCGCCGACATCCTCGAGAGCATCGACGAGCTCCGGTACTACCGTGCCGCCCTGCTCGTCCCGGAACCGGGCCCCGACTCGAAGGCGGCCAAGGCCATCGCGGACCAGATCGTCGCGACGTCGGTCGCACGGCCGGTGGCGACGCCTGCCGCGACGGCGGCAGCGGTCGCGGGCAGCGGCGCGGCTCCCGACGGCTCCGACACCGCATCCGCCGCGCTCTGA
- a CDS encoding RimK family alpha-L-glutamate ligase: MTTPRIALATCTALPDLDADDAPLIGALAARGVEAVPVIWNAPGTDWTAFDLVVIRSTWDYTEHPGDFVAWVRSLPQLLNPAEVIAWNVDKRYQRDLDEAGVPTVPTIWLDPERNFDSRAIHTRFPAFGDFVIKPTISAGSRDTGRYQADVTPSRSLAITHAKNILQSGRHVMIQRYLTQVDTVGETGMVYIDGEFSHAVRKAPLLEGPYRANEDLYRVETMSSREASPAEREAADRAIAALPGLFPGVDGPLLYARVDLLPDDAGNPVVLELELTEPSMFLALAPGALDRFADAIARRVGA; encoded by the coding sequence GTGACGACTCCTCGCATCGCCCTCGCGACCTGCACGGCCCTCCCCGACCTCGACGCGGACGACGCCCCGCTCATCGGTGCGCTCGCGGCCCGCGGGGTCGAGGCGGTCCCGGTGATCTGGAACGCCCCGGGAACCGACTGGACGGCCTTCGACCTCGTCGTGATCCGCAGCACGTGGGACTACACCGAGCACCCCGGTGACTTCGTCGCATGGGTGCGCAGCCTCCCGCAGCTGCTCAACCCCGCCGAGGTCATCGCCTGGAACGTCGACAAGCGGTACCAGCGCGACCTCGACGAGGCCGGGGTCCCCACCGTCCCGACGATCTGGCTCGACCCGGAGCGGAACTTCGACTCGCGCGCGATCCACACGAGGTTCCCGGCGTTCGGCGACTTCGTCATCAAGCCGACCATCAGTGCCGGGTCGCGGGACACCGGGCGGTACCAGGCGGACGTGACGCCGTCGCGTTCGCTCGCGATCACCCACGCGAAGAACATCCTGCAGAGCGGCCGCCACGTGATGATCCAGCGGTACCTCACCCAGGTCGACACGGTCGGTGAGACGGGCATGGTCTACATCGACGGGGAGTTCAGCCATGCGGTGCGCAAGGCGCCGCTCCTCGAAGGTCCGTACCGGGCGAACGAGGACCTGTACCGGGTCGAGACCATGAGCTCCCGCGAGGCCAGCCCGGCGGAGCGCGAGGCGGCGGACCGCGCCATCGCCGCGCTGCCCGGTCTCTTCCCGGGCGTCGACGGTCCGCTGCTCTACGCGCGGGTCGACCTCCTCCCCGACGACGCCGGCAACCCTGTCGTCCTCGAGCTCGAGCTGACCGAGCCGTCGATGTTCCTGGCACTCGCACCAGGGGCGCTCGACCGGTTCGCCGACGCGATCGCGCGCCGGGTCGGCGCCTGA